TGCACTTATTAAATAATTTGTAAGTTCACTGATTTTGAAAGCTCTTTCTTGTAGTGCAAATCGAATAGGGAGGAAAGACAGATGTCTGTAAACGCAATAAATGATTTAAAAGTTATCGTGTTTCAATTAAAAGATGAAGAGTATGGAATTCCTGTACAACAAGTGCACTCTATTGAAAGAATGCAATATATCACTCGAGTACCTCGTGTCGCTAAATTTGTTAAAGGCGTTATTAACTTACGTGGAGTAGTAACTCCAATTATAGATTTGAGAAGGCGTTTTGGTTTAGAAGAAGTTGAATACAACGATAGTACACGTATTATTATTGTCGGAGTAGAAGATATGGAAGTAGGTATAATTGTAGATGCGGCGAATGATGTCATCGATATTCCAGAAGGAACAATTGAGCCACCTCCAGAAGTAGTAGGATCTGTTGAGGTTGAATATTTAAACGGTGTCGCTAAAGTTGAAAAACGTCTTCTAATTTTGCTTAATTTGGATAAAGTGTTCAATCCTGAAGAAATAAAAGAAACTCATGCTATTGAGGCATAAAAGTCATGTCATTTTATAAACAGATTACTAGTGAACATCTAGATATTTTAAAAGAAGTAGGTAATATTGGTGCTGGAAATGCAGCAACTGCTCTATCACAATTGCTAAATAAGCCAATTGATATGACAGTCCCAAATGTTAAAATCGTTTCATTTGATGAAATGATGGAGATGATGGGGGGAGCAGATAATGTAATCGCTTCAGTATTCTTAAGGATTGAAGGACAAGCGAAAGGGAGCATGTTTTTCATGCTCCCTTTAGAGCAAGCATCTCGTTTTATACAGAAGATGACTGGCATAACAAACGTATCTTTTAATGCACCTCCTTATGACGAAATTTCTATTTCAGCACTACAAGAGGCTGGAAATATTTTATCAGGATCATATTTGTCTGCTTTTTCTGATTTTACAAAGCTTAAATTATATCCATCAGTGCCTGCACTCGCGATTGATATGGTAGGAGCGGTATTGAGTTATGGTTTAATAGAAATTTGCAGAGTAACAGATTATGCAATCGTTATTGATACATCTGTTTTCGAACATGAAAACCCTGATACTGAAAAGATTAATGGTCATTTCTTATTACTCCCTGATCCTGATTCATTCCCTAAAATTTTCAAATCGTTAGGAGTACCAACCGATGGCTGAGATAGCAAAAATAATAAAGGTTGGGATTGCTGATTTGAATATTGTGAGAGCTCCTGATGTTATTCGAACGTCGGGGCTAGGGTCATGTGTGGGAGTTGTATTATATGATACTCAAAAAGACATTGCAGGTTTAGCGCATGTGATGCTACCAGCATCCTCACTTGCTAAGTCAGGCAATATTAATATAGCAAAGTATGCTGATACAGCTATTAATGAGTTATACGACAAAATCATAAAAGCTGGTGCAAAACAATATACGTTAAAAGCAAAAATTGCTGGTGGAGCACAAATGTTCCAGTTTTCTTCGAAAAGTGAAATGATGAGGATAGGACCTCGAAATGTTGAGGCTGTGAAAAATGAGTTGATACGTCTGAAAATTAGCATTG
This sequence is a window from Bacillus solimangrovi. Protein-coding genes within it:
- a CDS encoding chemotaxis protein CheW, which translates into the protein MSVNAINDLKVIVFQLKDEEYGIPVQQVHSIERMQYITRVPRVAKFVKGVINLRGVVTPIIDLRRRFGLEEVEYNDSTRIIIVGVEDMEVGIIVDAANDVIDIPEGTIEPPPEVVGSVEVEYLNGVAKVEKRLLILLNLDKVFNPEEIKETHAIEA
- a CDS encoding chemotaxis protein CheC, producing the protein MSFYKQITSEHLDILKEVGNIGAGNAATALSQLLNKPIDMTVPNVKIVSFDEMMEMMGGADNVIASVFLRIEGQAKGSMFFMLPLEQASRFIQKMTGITNVSFNAPPYDEISISALQEAGNILSGSYLSAFSDFTKLKLYPSVPALAIDMVGAVLSYGLIEICRVTDYAIVIDTSVFEHENPDTEKINGHFLLLPDPDSFPKIFKSLGVPTDG
- a CDS encoding chemotaxis protein CheD; this translates as MAEIAKIIKVGIADLNIVRAPDVIRTSGLGSCVGVVLYDTQKDIAGLAHVMLPASSLAKSGNINIAKYADTAINELYDKIIKAGAKQYTLKAKIAGGAQMFQFSSKSEMMRIGPRNVEAVKNELIRLKISIVAEDVGGRSGRTIEFNPVTRKLNIRTVNQGVKDI